The nucleotide sequence AAAGCATGCTTTATTGAAGTTATAGATACGAAAGAGAAACCAATGAAAAATAAAAGCTGGAAAGGAAGACTTGCTATCTCCATAAAATATATACTTGATACTACACCGATTAAGCAGTAAAACGCCAGGATTAATTCAACAATAACTGCAAAACCAATTTTATTTTTTGAATATTTTTTCCCAACCCAGGTATCTTTTTCAGAAACCAGTTTGAATTTTGGTGTTCTTACGAATTCACTTTTCCGGTTAAGTAATCCCTCAAAAACAGCACGGGAATTATTGAGTGCAAAGCCCATACTTCCAGCCATAAAAATCGGGAAGAGTACGATTCTTTTTCGCCAATCAGGGTGAATATCTTTTTGTGAATATAAATAAAACATAAATGAGCTGATGAATGCTAGAACAAAGATTGACATAAATGCAAAATAGACTTCGTGTCCGCCGCTGTTCTTTACAAAAATGAGAGGAACATTCAATATTGCTGCGAGCAGAATAAAAGGAAATACAATGTTATTTGTAAGATGGAATGTGCTGTAAAGTTTTATTCTCAACGGGACATCAGAATTCCAAACAAGCGGGAGAATTTTTTTTGCTGTTTCGATTGCGCCTTTTGTCCATCTGAATTGCTGGGATTTCAGAGCGTTGATTTCCTGCGGCAGTTCGGCAGGTGAAGTGAAGTCTTTCAGAAAGACAAACTTCCATCCATTCAACTGTGCACGGTAACTTAAATCGAGGTCCTCGGTTAATGTATCAGCATGCCAGTTACCAGCATCTTCGATACAAGATTTTCTCCAAACACCGCCCGTTCCATTAAAGTTGATGAAGAATCCTGCTTTATTACGGACGGTTTGCTCAATAACAAAATGTCCATCCAATGCCAGAGCCTGTGCTCTTGTTATTAGTGAATGATCTCCGTTCAAATGTTCCCAGCGTGTTTGAACCATTCCGACTTTTTCATCAGCAAAGAATTTTAAAGTTTTTTTAAGAAAATCCGGATAAGGAATAAAATCAGCATCGAATATCGCAACGTATTCACCGTGTGTTATTTTTAATCCTTCTTTAAGTGCACCGGCTTTAAAACCTTCGCGGTTAGTTCTCCTGATATGTTGAATATTAAATCCTTCTTTTTTCTTTGCTTCGACTGCTTTCGCAACTACATCAATTGTCTCGTCAGTCGAATCATCAAGCACCTGGATTTCGAGTTTATCTTTTGGATATTCGA is from Ignavibacteriota bacterium and encodes:
- a CDS encoding glycosyltransferase, which encodes MDNIVLIGYFVSLSILFIFGLHGFVLLYYHRKYKDVSFNPGKDFDETPLVTIQLPLYNELYVIERLIDKVCEIEYPKDKLEIQVLDDSTDETIDVVAKAVEAKKKEGFNIQHIRRTNREGFKAGALKEGLKITHGEYVAIFDADFIPYPDFLKKTLKFFADEKVGMVQTRWEHLNGDHSLITRAQALALDGHFVIEQTVRNKAGFFINFNGTGGVWRKSCIEDAGNWHADTLTEDLDLSYRAQLNGWKFVFLKDFTSPAELPQEINALKSQQFRWTKGAIETAKKILPLVWNSDVPLRIKLYSTFHLTNNIVFPFILLAAILNVPLIFVKNSGGHEVYFAFMSIFVLAFISSFMFYLYSQKDIHPDWRKRIVLFPIFMAGSMGFALNNSRAVFEGLLNRKSEFVRTPKFKLVSEKDTWVGKKYSKNKIGFAVIVELILAFYCLIGVVSSIYFMEIASLPFQLLFFIGFSFVSITSIKHAFAKNAAH